In the Pseudoalteromonas undina genome, one interval contains:
- a CDS encoding LysE family translocator has translation MVYIDEFLLIAIAHFFAVASPGPDFAVVLKQSVQYGRHNALWTSAGVGAAILLHIAYCVLGVALVLTQSPSLFMALKYIAGAYLAYLGVQALRAAKPSNTSSEQTAKPSLAAESSWHAFRRGFFTNALNPKATLFFMSLFTLVISPTTPVIVQVGYGVYMALATWAWFSILSLLLSKARVRNFFQQSGYWFDRGIGIILIALAVRVVI, from the coding sequence ATGGTTTATATTGATGAGTTTTTATTAATTGCCATTGCTCACTTTTTTGCAGTGGCCAGCCCCGGGCCCGATTTTGCTGTGGTACTTAAGCAAAGCGTACAATATGGAAGGCATAATGCGCTGTGGACCAGTGCAGGTGTAGGTGCAGCTATTTTATTACACATAGCTTATTGCGTGTTGGGAGTCGCGCTGGTTTTAACTCAATCGCCTTCGTTGTTTATGGCACTTAAATATATAGCCGGTGCTTATTTAGCGTATTTAGGTGTGCAGGCGCTGCGCGCTGCCAAACCTTCAAATACCTCATCAGAACAGACTGCAAAACCCAGCCTTGCAGCTGAGTCATCATGGCATGCGTTTCGCCGTGGTTTTTTTACCAATGCATTAAACCCTAAGGCTACGCTATTTTTTATGTCGCTGTTTACCTTAGTGATTAGTCCTACTACACCAGTAATAGTGCAAGTGGGGTATGGCGTTTATATGGCGCTAGCAACTTGGGCTTGGTTTTCTATTTTATCGCTATTGTTATCAAAAGCACGGGTGCGAAACTTTTTTCAGCAAAGTGGTTATTGGTTCGATCGTGGCATTGGCATTATTTTAATCGCACTGGCTGTGCGAGTTGTTATTTGA
- a CDS encoding CreA family protein: MKYLKMGSLIACLAGLTGCSDDVASVSLGLFTTKDVVVNSQQDPLVTGVTCHISHIEANLDFSDPSDMSIACRQTGPITADQLQSIDRSKSGEVVFKSSKSILFKSLKVRRIYDAKTHTLLYLSYSTKESTGSHHHALSTVPLYNTQAWQWAKGQE; encoded by the coding sequence ATGAAGTATCTCAAAATGGGTAGTCTAATTGCGTGTTTAGCAGGGCTTACAGGGTGTTCTGATGATGTTGCTTCAGTGAGTTTAGGGCTGTTTACCACTAAAGATGTGGTGGTTAACTCTCAGCAAGATCCGCTTGTTACAGGGGTTACTTGTCATATTAGTCATATTGAGGCTAATTTAGACTTTTCAGACCCATCAGATATGTCGATTGCTTGTCGCCAAACAGGGCCAATTACCGCAGACCAATTACAGTCTATTGACCGTAGTAAGTCGGGTGAAGTCGTGTTTAAATCATCTAAGAGTATTTTGTTTAAGTCGTTAAAAGTTCGTCGCATTTATGATGCTAAAACCCATACGTTATTGTATTTATCGTACTCAACGAAAGAATCTACAGGTAGTCATCATCACGCGCTTTCTACGGTGCCTTTATACAATACACAAGCATGGCAATGGGCGAAGGGGCAAGAATAG
- a CDS encoding histone deacetylase family protein, with protein MRTAIISHPHCRKHKMIDDHPECPERLDAINDRLLASGLDVAIEQKQAPKASREHYLLAHSEQHIKHVESMIPTEGLSDLDGDTWLCPDSLKAIERAVGAGLLAVDEVLEGKLDAAFCSVRPPGHHANRDSSSGFCVFNNLAIAVKYAQSKGVKRIAIIDFDVHHGNGTQDIFMDDENVLLCSLFQYPFYPNTAIKNNATLVNSPLPIASDGADLKALYEQQWLPKLTEFEPELLFISAGFDAHLEDDMASLKFVESDYIWLTEQLALFSQQHGCLGIISYLEGGYSLSALGRSAIAHVKALVDFGE; from the coding sequence ATGCGCACTGCGATTATTTCTCACCCCCACTGCCGTAAACATAAAATGATTGACGATCATCCAGAGTGCCCTGAGCGTTTGGATGCGATTAACGACCGTCTACTTGCAAGTGGGCTGGATGTCGCTATCGAGCAAAAACAAGCGCCTAAGGCCTCGCGTGAGCACTATTTATTGGCGCATAGTGAACAACACATCAAGCATGTAGAAAGTATGATCCCAACCGAAGGGCTTAGCGATTTGGACGGCGATACCTGGTTATGCCCCGATTCATTGAAAGCAATTGAGCGTGCAGTAGGTGCAGGGTTACTCGCTGTTGATGAGGTTTTAGAGGGTAAGTTAGACGCTGCATTTTGCTCAGTGCGCCCGCCAGGGCATCACGCTAACCGAGATAGCTCTTCTGGTTTTTGTGTGTTTAACAACCTTGCGATTGCGGTTAAATATGCACAAAGCAAAGGGGTTAAACGTATTGCCATTATCGATTTTGATGTACACCATGGTAATGGCACGCAAGATATTTTTATGGATGATGAAAATGTGTTGCTGTGCTCGTTATTTCAATATCCATTTTATCCAAATACCGCCATTAAAAATAACGCCACGTTGGTAAATTCACCTTTGCCTATTGCTAGTGATGGTGCTGATTTAAAAGCGCTTTATGAGCAGCAGTGGCTACCAAAATTAACAGAATTTGAGCCTGAGCTACTTTTCATAAGTGCAGGATTTGATGCGCACCTTGAAGATGATATGGCCAGTTTAAAGTTTGTCGAAAGTGATTATATATGGCTTACTGAGCAGTTAGCGCTATTTAGCCAACAACATGGTTGCTTAGGTATTATCTCTTACCTAGAGGGAGGATACTCACTGTCTGCCCTCGGGCGCAGTGCGATTGCACACGTTAAAGCCTTAGTTGATTTCGGCGAGTAA
- a CDS encoding TonB-dependent receptor domain-containing protein translates to MSKISTKKCALALAITASLSGHVIANDEAIDRQSTAKASEEVVQEVPEKITVTGSRLKRDSFSVTTPLVTMDRASIQDTGLGNLSDVLIDNMPALSQSIGNTTSQSSISGTGLSTVQLRDLGANRTLTLIDGRRVVSNSYGGNYVSLNTIPSGMVERVEIISGGASATYGADAVAGVVNIITQSKKEGFEFQARGGETTDGGGREFTLDLNYGTSFADDRGYVFVSSNWDRDFGMTFYDRDRAQIEAAHSYDDELMCNQMYTADGYQCMSGITQADWASKSDGTLGGVFLENNNNDTQFWYDGQTLRDDWKGNEEIYGINSQQYVMLDVPSDNFSTAIKVDYDVTDDIMSYFQIHYSKSGSFNDKSPEDEYEGAYVPRYDPVTGDPIDDIAPGYIPIDNPYVPQEIIDSNPYKDRIYWDRRFGEVGNISTDNNRTTIRTWAGLQGMMFDDTWDWDISAGYGQFKQHQIRSNELNTVRVNQALQAEELADGTIQCKDAEARAQGCVPLNLFGEGSITPDMADWIRTNPIIDTEIQQYTVMGYITGDLYELPAGNVSAVFGAEYRKDSQSLDTSDDMKAGGITFNVVPSFYGEVEVYEAFAELAVPILKDAPFAKSLSAETSLRLANYSIDNISTVASYKLGLLWQPIDGYMLRANYARAQRAPTITELLSPPRGDFDSFDDICDGLTATSTNPGHDNCRLEPTLAQKLADDPNFEFESEDNNYSPNTGNPNLKEETADTYTFGITVSPEFLDGFNLAVDYYDIAIVDAIDEISNENIMRECYDSEAAWGSDNEYCNDITRNDEGNIVKILQREYNLDELTARGYDVVATYKYDIGSYGNLSFKLDYNHIIENSQTYEGLDGNSVTSQYAGYGRSKDKAAMSIVWKMDDLRIRWRTNYVGAFKASQEDEKDYLEYVAANDERCAAGDAGCIANPEPLAYQNYGSFLKHSLSASYTMALTDKSDLRVFGGINNVFDDKGAFYPSGRGNFYSRYGGGAGRYVYLGAQYSF, encoded by the coding sequence GTGAGTAAAATATCAACCAAAAAATGCGCTTTAGCTTTGGCTATAACAGCGAGTCTATCTGGGCATGTAATAGCAAATGACGAGGCAATTGATCGTCAATCAACTGCTAAGGCAAGCGAAGAAGTGGTACAAGAAGTACCAGAGAAAATAACAGTAACAGGCTCGCGTTTAAAGCGTGATAGTTTTTCGGTCACAACTCCGCTGGTTACCATGGACAGAGCATCAATTCAGGATACAGGCTTAGGCAATCTTTCAGATGTATTAATCGATAATATGCCTGCACTGAGCCAAAGTATTGGCAACACAACCAGCCAATCAAGCATTTCGGGTACTGGTTTATCAACAGTCCAGCTTCGTGACTTAGGCGCTAATAGAACGTTGACATTGATTGATGGCCGCCGTGTTGTCTCTAATAGTTACGGTGGTAATTATGTTAGTTTAAATACCATTCCAAGTGGCATGGTAGAGCGCGTTGAAATTATCAGTGGTGGTGCGTCGGCCACTTATGGTGCCGATGCGGTAGCCGGTGTTGTTAATATTATTACTCAGTCAAAAAAAGAAGGTTTTGAATTTCAAGCCCGAGGCGGTGAAACAACCGATGGTGGCGGTCGCGAATTTACGCTTGATTTAAACTACGGAACGTCATTTGCTGATGATCGCGGTTATGTATTTGTCAGCTCAAACTGGGATCGTGATTTTGGTATGACCTTTTACGATCGCGACCGAGCGCAAATAGAAGCGGCGCATAGTTACGATGATGAGCTGATGTGTAATCAAATGTACACTGCTGATGGCTATCAGTGTATGAGTGGTATTACACAAGCTGATTGGGCAAGCAAAAGCGATGGTACCTTAGGTGGTGTATTTTTAGAGAATAATAATAACGACACTCAGTTTTGGTACGACGGTCAAACGCTACGTGATGATTGGAAAGGCAATGAAGAAATTTATGGTATTAATTCACAGCAGTACGTTATGCTTGATGTGCCGAGTGATAACTTTTCGACTGCAATAAAAGTCGATTATGATGTAACAGACGACATCATGAGTTATTTCCAAATTCATTACAGTAAGAGTGGCTCGTTTAACGATAAGTCACCAGAAGATGAATACGAAGGGGCTTACGTACCTCGCTACGACCCAGTGACAGGGGATCCTATCGATGATATTGCGCCAGGTTATATTCCTATTGATAACCCATATGTGCCACAAGAAATTATTGACAGTAACCCATACAAAGACCGTATTTATTGGGATCGTCGTTTTGGTGAAGTAGGTAATATCAGCACCGATAACAACCGTACGACTATTCGTACCTGGGCTGGCCTGCAAGGTATGATGTTTGATGATACATGGGATTGGGATATTTCTGCCGGATATGGTCAATTTAAACAGCATCAAATCCGCAGTAACGAGCTAAACACGGTACGTGTCAACCAAGCTCTGCAAGCTGAAGAATTAGCCGATGGCACTATTCAATGTAAAGACGCCGAAGCGCGAGCGCAAGGATGTGTCCCGCTTAATTTATTTGGTGAAGGGTCTATTACCCCTGACATGGCAGACTGGATCCGTACAAATCCAATTATTGATACTGAGATTCAACAGTACACGGTAATGGGTTATATCACCGGTGACTTATATGAATTGCCAGCAGGTAATGTGTCTGCAGTATTTGGAGCAGAGTATCGTAAAGACTCGCAAAGCTTAGATACCAGTGATGATATGAAAGCGGGCGGTATTACGTTTAACGTTGTGCCTTCTTTTTATGGTGAAGTAGAAGTGTATGAGGCGTTTGCTGAGCTTGCAGTGCCAATACTAAAAGATGCGCCATTTGCTAAAAGTTTGTCGGCAGAAACGTCGCTACGATTAGCAAATTACAGTATTGATAATATCAGCACCGTAGCCAGTTATAAGTTAGGATTATTGTGGCAGCCAATTGATGGATACATGCTACGTGCTAACTATGCGCGTGCACAGCGTGCCCCAACTATTACAGAGCTATTATCGCCCCCTCGCGGCGATTTTGATTCATTTGATGATATTTGTGATGGCTTAACTGCAACATCAACAAACCCAGGGCACGATAACTGTCGCTTAGAGCCAACCTTGGCACAAAAGCTGGCTGATGATCCTAACTTTGAATTTGAAAGTGAAGACAATAACTATTCACCAAATACGGGTAATCCAAACTTAAAAGAAGAAACAGCCGATACCTATACCTTTGGTATTACTGTTTCACCTGAGTTTTTAGATGGCTTTAACTTAGCGGTTGATTACTACGACATTGCCATTGTTGATGCAATTGATGAAATAAGTAACGAAAACATCATGCGTGAATGTTATGACTCAGAGGCTGCGTGGGGTAGTGATAACGAATATTGTAACGATATTACCCGTAACGACGAAGGTAACATTGTAAAAATACTTCAGCGTGAATATAACTTAGATGAGTTAACAGCGCGCGGTTACGATGTAGTTGCAACTTACAAATATGACATAGGCAGCTATGGCAATTTGTCATTTAAGCTTGATTACAATCACATTATTGAAAACTCACAAACCTATGAAGGGTTAGATGGTAACAGTGTTACTTCACAGTATGCAGGTTATGGCCGTTCAAAAGATAAAGCGGCTATGTCGATTGTATGGAAAATGGATGACTTACGTATCCGCTGGCGTACGAATTACGTAGGCGCATTTAAAGCAAGCCAAGAAGATGAGAAAGACTACCTTGAGTATGTTGCTGCAAATGATGAGCGCTGTGCTGCGGGCGATGCAGGTTGTATTGCTAACCCTGAGCCACTGGCATACCAAAACTACGGTTCATTTTTAAAGCATAGTTTATCAGCGTCTTACACTATGGCACTGACTGATAAGAGTGACTTGCGTGTATTTGGCGGGATTAATAATGTATTTGACGACAAAGGGGCATTTTACCCAAGTGGTCGAGGGAACTTCTATAGCCGTTACGGCGGCGGTGCAGGTCGTTATGTTTATCTAGGTGCACAATATAGCTTTTAA
- a CDS encoding DUF4144 family protein codes for MSISYPLIIIYNNEIELLEHADELHDFIYTMDVNEQKNVVILDKVSGYQGLNGDAHNALSAIQLAQLVKEYLAKEGQCCLSKIEQLTPEQAFRLLAEIN; via the coding sequence ATGAGCATCAGTTACCCATTAATTATTATTTATAATAATGAGATTGAGCTATTAGAGCATGCAGATGAGTTACATGATTTTATTTATACTATGGACGTGAATGAGCAGAAAAACGTGGTTATTTTAGATAAGGTAAGTGGCTATCAAGGTTTAAATGGCGATGCGCATAATGCACTCAGTGCAATACAATTAGCGCAATTGGTAAAGGAATATTTAGCAAAAGAAGGGCAATGTTGCCTCAGTAAAATAGAGCAGCTTACTCCTGAACAGGCATTTAGGTTACTCGCCGAAATCAACTAA
- a CDS encoding gamma-glutamylcyclotransferase family protein, with translation MALYNFSFGSNMSSNRLLARLPNAKRVGTALLKGYKLTFNMAFADGSGKCTIVPTNEPDAVVYGVVYQLNEAEKEILDKIEGPNYDCVDLTVSLLDDDDINVHCYIANTHDDTLLPYDWYVQHVYRGALEAGVPEHYSQRILAYPSKQDTNKARADIEFAVHQD, from the coding sequence ATGGCGTTATATAATTTTTCGTTTGGCTCCAATATGTCATCTAATCGTTTATTGGCACGTTTACCTAACGCAAAACGTGTGGGTACGGCGCTTTTAAAAGGCTATAAGTTAACCTTTAATATGGCCTTTGCTGATGGTTCAGGTAAATGCACTATTGTGCCCACTAACGAACCCGATGCCGTGGTATATGGGGTGGTGTATCAGCTTAATGAAGCCGAAAAAGAGATCTTAGATAAAATTGAAGGCCCTAATTACGACTGTGTTGATTTAACCGTGAGCCTTTTAGATGACGATGACATTAATGTGCATTGCTACATAGCAAACACACATGACGACACACTGCTGCCTTATGATTGGTACGTGCAGCATGTATATCGTGGTGCGCTTGAGGCCGGTGTGCCAGAACATTATAGTCAACGTATTTTAGCTTATCCTAGTAAGCAAGATACGAATAAAGCGCGCGCCGACATAGAATTTGCGGTTCATCAAGATTAA
- a CDS encoding winged helix-turn-helix domain-containing protein, translating into MNTQQPFSIGNCQISAFENKLFCADKACILQPKFIELLTYLVACYPNAVSREQLIENVWDGNQYVGEKALTNAIWHLRKSFKELDPDNTYIETLRKTGYRLVQKPIMPNAQNSINTSSTRPKYIFAVVMAIVVLLFAGVWGYNAFSDENKPLALSQQAERLYDHVETITTSPGRELFPAISSDSHFLAYSWRRPGHKANLYLRDLHLPEQAAIALTDTPFIEGRAVFSSDLTFIYYYRRISGQGCEVIQQNIASGNTTILGKCGNKASTDIDINALGTKLVYISEDDENNLTQLNLVDLTSSPYTITQIPCISACQYSDESVVFSPDATQLVVSRNLPTGFEELFLIDIKTGNAKQLTTGFIDMRGVDWHPSKAQLVFSGVKKGKRQGYFYNLKTQQMINARIDGLSYPEFASDGSLYFHQWNIDSALMRLEVNNAVVSSPFPVLSSHFSTRFPNYNKTRNKLAFVSNESGSMELWTAKKDGTSRKQLTNLNANIYHPVWSPDGDYIAFVASHPSGHALYLYDFNKQTSELLPTGFSDHGKPSWAADSKSVLVSDDQHVYRFDLNGNKLEQAIDSPTLYAYENKQGALVFANQATNQLWIKDPDSQTEQPLVSEINLSNHNSWYFFEGDTLATSRIYYFNVKQGDYRLSYYDFSTKSHHDVIRLPERAFSRTSGLTYISNTNWLVYSSYKSPQIDIKRINHQYLP; encoded by the coding sequence ATGAATACTCAACAGCCTTTTTCAATTGGAAATTGCCAAATATCGGCGTTTGAAAATAAGCTGTTTTGTGCTGATAAAGCCTGTATTTTACAACCTAAATTTATAGAGCTGCTGACCTACTTAGTAGCGTGTTATCCAAATGCGGTGAGTCGCGAACAACTAATCGAAAACGTATGGGATGGTAATCAATATGTGGGTGAGAAAGCGCTCACTAATGCCATATGGCACCTTCGTAAAAGCTTTAAAGAGCTTGACCCCGACAACACCTACATAGAAACACTGCGTAAAACAGGTTATCGCTTAGTGCAAAAACCAATAATGCCAAACGCGCAGAACAGTATTAATACATCCTCTACTCGCCCTAAATATATTTTCGCTGTAGTCATGGCTATCGTGGTCTTGTTATTCGCTGGAGTCTGGGGTTACAACGCTTTTAGCGATGAAAATAAGCCTCTTGCGCTATCGCAACAAGCAGAGCGCTTATACGATCATGTTGAAACCATTACTACCAGCCCTGGACGAGAGCTATTCCCTGCTATATCCAGCGACAGTCACTTTTTAGCATATTCTTGGCGCCGCCCTGGTCATAAAGCAAATTTATACTTACGTGATTTACATTTACCCGAACAAGCTGCAATAGCACTTACCGACACCCCATTCATTGAAGGGCGAGCGGTATTTAGCTCTGACTTAACCTTTATTTATTATTATCGCCGTATATCTGGTCAAGGCTGTGAGGTTATTCAGCAAAATATTGCCTCGGGAAATACCACTATTTTAGGGAAGTGTGGTAACAAAGCGAGTACCGATATAGACATAAATGCCCTAGGCACTAAACTGGTTTATATTAGTGAAGATGATGAAAATAATCTGACTCAACTTAACCTTGTTGATTTAACCTCATCGCCATACACAATTACTCAAATACCTTGTATTTCAGCATGCCAATATAGCGATGAGTCGGTTGTGTTCTCCCCAGATGCAACTCAACTTGTAGTATCTCGTAACTTACCAACGGGGTTTGAAGAATTATTTTTAATCGATATAAAAACAGGCAATGCAAAGCAGTTAACTACTGGGTTTATTGATATGAGAGGCGTTGATTGGCACCCCTCTAAGGCGCAACTCGTTTTTTCTGGTGTAAAAAAAGGTAAACGCCAAGGGTACTTTTACAACCTTAAAACACAACAAATGATCAATGCCCGCATAGATGGCTTAAGCTACCCAGAATTTGCCAGTGATGGCAGTTTGTATTTTCATCAGTGGAATATAGACTCGGCTTTAATGCGTTTAGAGGTTAATAATGCGGTTGTAAGCTCTCCTTTCCCTGTATTATCGAGCCATTTTAGTACCCGCTTTCCTAATTACAATAAAACCAGAAACAAACTCGCGTTTGTCTCTAATGAGTCGGGCTCAATGGAGTTGTGGACCGCAAAAAAAGACGGTACATCTCGAAAGCAGCTCACTAATCTCAATGCCAATATTTACCACCCAGTATGGTCGCCTGATGGTGATTATATTGCTTTTGTTGCCTCGCACCCTAGTGGTCATGCGTTATACCTGTATGACTTTAATAAACAAACCAGTGAATTATTACCTACGGGCTTTAGCGATCATGGTAAACCGAGCTGGGCTGCAGACAGTAAAAGCGTATTAGTCTCTGATGATCAGCACGTGTATCGCTTCGATTTAAATGGTAATAAACTCGAACAAGCCATAGATTCACCAACATTATATGCTTATGAAAACAAGCAAGGCGCTTTAGTTTTTGCCAACCAAGCAACTAATCAATTATGGATCAAAGATCCTGATAGCCAAACTGAGCAACCACTGGTTAGCGAAATTAATTTATCTAATCATAATTCGTGGTACTTTTTTGAAGGCGACACCTTAGCGACATCGCGTATTTACTATTTTAATGTAAAACAAGGTGATTACCGTTTGAGTTATTACGACTTCTCAACCAAAAGCCATCATGACGTTATACGCCTTCCCGAACGCGCATTTAGTCGTACCTCTGGCTTAACCTATATTTCAAATACCAACTGGCTGGTATACTCTTCGTATAAGTCACCACAAATTGACATAAAACGTATCAACCATCAATATTTGCCCTAA
- a CDS encoding serine hydrolase: MKLTKLATAALLVGWAFTSSAAVDTDKIAEVINTSMTRFDVPGMAVAIVENDKVVFAKGFGVANLNTNSKVNKDTLFGIASNTKAFTSAALAKLVDEGKLSWDDRVIDHLPEFRLHDPYVTREMRIRDLLSHRSGLGLGQGDLMIWPSTDKSVADILSGLKYLKPASSFRSQYAYNNLMFVTAGEVVARISGMSWNDYIEKNILQPLNMSNSRAGFSRIAKNNKNWAIGHIPMDGKLHPFFVNYLEDFRGAGAIASSVNDMSQWLRTQLAGGKMPNGEQLFSEKQQAQMWHPHITSLASKSAYEAYHQQFRGYGLGWSIEDYHGVKKLAHGGGILGMVSQVTLLPEKNVGIVILSNQQAFSALSAVTHEVLEDVLELEDKDWVEDLAKKHFAGKEKAYANAAPSVPADIQPALPTINYTGTLHDDWYGDVIIEELDGKLRIDFTHTKRLKGELEHYTGNTFIVKWDEKLLEADAFIRFSMSADNRVESAKMNAVSTQVTDFSFDFRNLDLKAK, encoded by the coding sequence ATGAAACTAACAAAATTAGCCACAGCCGCATTATTGGTTGGCTGGGCGTTCACGAGCTCTGCAGCGGTTGATACCGATAAAATAGCAGAGGTGATCAATACCTCAATGACACGTTTTGATGTACCCGGAATGGCCGTTGCTATTGTTGAAAATGACAAAGTAGTATTTGCTAAAGGCTTTGGTGTTGCCAACCTCAATACAAATAGCAAGGTGAATAAAGACACTTTATTTGGCATTGCTTCAAATACCAAGGCATTTACCAGTGCAGCACTGGCTAAGCTGGTGGATGAAGGCAAATTAAGCTGGGATGATCGCGTAATTGATCATCTCCCTGAATTTAGATTGCATGACCCGTACGTTACCCGTGAAATGCGAATTCGCGATTTGCTAAGCCATCGCAGTGGTTTAGGGCTTGGTCAAGGTGATTTAATGATTTGGCCAAGTACTGATAAATCGGTAGCCGATATTTTATCGGGGCTGAAATATTTAAAACCTGCGAGCAGTTTTCGTAGCCAATATGCTTACAACAATCTAATGTTTGTTACCGCTGGTGAAGTTGTTGCCCGTATATCGGGGATGAGCTGGAACGACTACATTGAAAAAAATATTTTACAGCCGCTCAATATGAGCAACTCACGGGCTGGCTTTTCGCGTATCGCTAAAAATAACAAAAACTGGGCAATTGGGCACATCCCAATGGACGGTAAATTGCATCCCTTTTTTGTTAATTACCTTGAAGATTTTAGAGGGGCAGGAGCCATTGCATCAAGCGTAAATGATATGAGCCAATGGCTTCGTACTCAACTTGCTGGTGGCAAAATGCCTAATGGCGAACAGCTATTTAGTGAAAAGCAGCAAGCACAAATGTGGCACCCACATATTACCTCACTGGCATCTAAAAGTGCCTATGAAGCGTATCATCAGCAATTTAGAGGTTATGGATTAGGCTGGAGTATAGAGGATTACCACGGCGTTAAGAAGCTGGCACATGGTGGTGGCATTTTAGGTATGGTATCGCAGGTTACTCTTTTGCCAGAGAAAAATGTGGGAATTGTGATATTAAGCAACCAACAAGCGTTTTCTGCATTATCGGCGGTGACTCATGAAGTACTTGAAGATGTACTAGAGCTTGAAGATAAAGACTGGGTTGAAGATTTAGCTAAAAAGCACTTTGCAGGTAAAGAAAAAGCCTATGCTAACGCGGCTCCATCAGTGCCTGCAGATATCCAGCCGGCATTGCCAACCATTAATTACACCGGTACTTTGCATGATGATTGGTATGGCGATGTAATAATTGAAGAGTTAGATGGTAAATTACGCATTGATTTTACCCATACAAAGCGCCTCAAAGGTGAGTTGGAGCATTACACAGGTAATACCTTTATTGTTAAATGGGATGAAAAGCTATTAGAGGCAGATGCCTTTATTCGTTTTTCTATGAGTGCAGATAACCGTGTAGAATCAGCGAAAATGAACGCAGTTTCAACGCAAGTGACCGATTTTAGCTTTGATTTTAGAAACCTTGACTTAAAAGCTAAATAA